AAAACCCTGAACAAGAAAGGGAAAGACTGTCTTCTCCTTCTGGAGAAAGGGAGGAAAGCCAGATCTCTGGAGTTATGGTCTTGCTTATTTCCTCTAAAATTTTTACCCACTTAAACCTTCCCTTTATAAGGGTTTGGATTACAGAAAGCCTTCTATTTATCTCAGCATTTTCAGCCTCTATTTGTTTAATTCTCTCTAATGTTGGCTGAAGGCTTGCAATTTCTTCATCTATCTTTTTAATATCAGATTGAAGGTTAAGCTTTTTCATATTGAGATAGAGCCATATTCCAGAAAGAACCATTCCATAAAGAAGAAGAATGCTTACAATAAATATAGTTTGCTCTCTTTTTTTTCTTTTTTCTATTATCTCGGGTGGAAGAAGGTTTATTATGATCATTGTAGTCCTCTAAGTGCCAAGCCAATGCTTGCTGCAAATCCTGTTCTTTTTCTTTCAATCTCACCTGGCTTAAAATTACCTTTAGAAAGGTCTAGATTTAAAATGGGATTTGCCAGAACAACATCTATTCCCAATCCTTGAGAAAGAAAGGCTGGTAAATTTGGAAGATTGGCACTTCCACCACTTAAAACAATCTTATCAATATTCTTTTTATAGCTGGGAAGCTGGGTATAGTAATAGGTGAATGATCTATCAAGCTCATCAAGCAACCTTGAGGCAACAGACTCTAAACAATAGGATATTCTTCCCCTTTCATCATCTGTTACTGTCCCATATTCTTCTCCCAAAAGTATTGCTCCCTTTTCCTCCTTTTTACTTTCTGCCTCAGCAAAGCTTATTCCAAATTCGTCCTTTACAGAATCGGTAAAATCATTTCCACCCACAATGATATCCCGATTAAAGGATGATGCATTTCCTTCTATGATGTTTATATTTGTTGTCCTTGCTCCAATATCAACCAAAGCCGCAACCTTTTCTCCTTGTATGCTTCCCTCTTCCCCTATTTCCCAAGCATCTTCTATTCCAAATGTATCAACATTAATATACACGGGATCAAGACCTGCCTTTTGAAAGATATGAATATATTCATGAACAATCTCTCTCTTTGCTGCAACAAGAAGAACTTCCATCATCCTCTCTTCTTTCTCAATAAAATCCTTTGTGATATGAAAATCTATTAAAGCCTGCTCAACCTCAAATGGAATATGCTCCTCTGCCTCAAATCTTATTACCTCACGAAGCTCATCTGCTGGCATATATGGAA
This sequence is a window from bacterium. Protein-coding genes within it:
- a CDS encoding PilN domain-containing protein, whose protein sequence is MIIINLLPPEIIEKRKKREQTIFIVSILLLYGMVLSGIWLYLNMKKLNLQSDIKKIDEEIASLQPTLERIKQIEAENAEINRRLSVIQTLIKGRFKWVKILEEISKTITPEIWLSSLSPEGEDSLSLSCSGFSNYSVANFIVALMENPFFSNITLGEVLSSEKGEEEKITNFSLTLKYNL
- the pilM gene encoding type IV pilus assembly protein PilM → MLKNPFGKIATGIDLTIDSVKICRLKKKDKIFLLNLAQKKIYEEPLRDDEKDAWSNLAIDAIKKLLSENKIKTREVYISVPSSSVVIRYLKLPYMPADELREVIRFEAEEHIPFEVEQALIDFHITKDFIEKEERMMEVLLVAAKREIVHEYIHIFQKAGLDPVYINVDTFGIEDAWEIGEEGSIQGEKVAALVDIGARTTNINIIEGNASSFNRDIIVGGNDFTDSVKDEFGISFAEAESKKEEKGAILLGEEYGTVTDDERGRISYCLESVASRLLDELDRSFTYYYTQLPSYKKNIDKIVLSGGSANLPNLPAFLSQGLGIDVVLANPILNLDLSKGNFKPGEIERKRTGFAASIGLALRGLQ